The window AATACCCTGCAACAACTTATGCCGATGCCCTTTGGCGTGCGTAAACAGACAACGCCCTGCGGCGGCATTCCAGCCTGGCGCCTGACTCCGGCAACCGTACATGAAGCCGGTAGCGCGCAAAATGCCGGCGCAAGTGTGATGCTGTATCTGCATGGTGGCGGTTATGTTGTCGGTTCACCGACCAGTCATGGTGAAATGGTCGCGCGTATCGCCCGCCAGTGCAGTCTCGATACCTGGCTGATTGATTACCGCCTTGCTCCCGAGCATCCGGCTCCTGCAGCCCTTGAGGACGCACTCTGTGCCTACCGTACCCTCAGTGCTCAGGGACCGGTGATTATTGCCGGAGATTCGGCCGGCGGCGGTCTGAGTCTGGCCCTGACTGCCGCTGTTCTGCAACAGCAGCTGCCACACCCACAGGCGCTGGTTTTATTCTCGCCCTGGTGTGATCTGAGCTGCAGCGGTGCATCCATCAGTGAAAGGGAAGAGCGGGAGGTATTACTGCAGACAGACTGGCTGTACTTTGCGGCGGAGCAGTATGCCGGGCAGCAGGATCTGGATAATCCGCATATATCACCGCTGCATGCCGACTTCAGCGATTTTCCACCTACCCTGATTCAGGTTGGCAGCGAAGAAATTCTGTACGATGACAGCGTGCGCCTCGCTCAGCGTATGCGCCATGCAGGCGTTGAGGTAACCCTGAGCGAATACCCGCAGATGTGGCACGTCTTTCAGCTGCACGCCGGTTATATGCCAGAGGCGCGTCAGGCACTGAATGAAATTGCGGCCTTTACCAGACAACAGCAAAAGCGCGGATAACGGCCAATAAAAAGGCCCGCAGTCTGACGACGGCGGGCCTTTTTATTTAACTGCCGAAATTACTCAGCGGCTTCATCCTGAACTTCAACAACATCCGCTTCTGCTACTGCAACCGGACGGTCTACCAGTTCAACATATGCCATTGGAGCGTTATCACCAGCACGGAAGCCACATTTCAGAATACGAATGTAACCACCTGGGCGGGTTTGATAACGAGGACCCAAATCGCTGAACAACTTACCTACTGCTTCTTTGCTACGGGTACGAGCAAAGGCCAGACGACGGTTAGCAACTGAATCTTCTTTTGCAAGAGTGATCAGTGGCTCAGCTACGCGACGCAGCTCTTTCGCCTTTGGCAGGGTAGTCTTGATAATTTCATGCTCGAACAGGCTCACCGCCATGTTTTTAAACATGGCTTGACGGTGTGCGCTGGTACGATTGAAGTGACGACCACTTTTACGATGACGCATGGTTTTATTCCTTAACTAACTGAACGCTCTGCTCAGGCTAATACTTTGTCGTCGTTACGGAGGCTGGCAGGTGGCCAGTTCTCCAGATGCATTCCCAACGACAGTCCGCGTGAGGCCAGAACGTCTTTGATTTCAGTCAGAGACTTCTTACCTAAATTAGGAGTCTTCAACAGCTCTACTTCTGTACGCTGGATCAGATCACCGATGTAGTAAATGTTTTCTGCTTTCAGACAGTTGGCAGAACGAACGGTCAGCTCCAGATCGTCCACAGGACGCAGGAGAATCGGATCGATCTCTTCTTCTTCGCGGATCTGTTCAACGACTTCGTCGTTTTCCAGATTTACGAAGATAGCCAGCTGTTGCTGCAAGATGGTCGCGGAACGACGGATCGCTTCTTCCGGATCGATGGTACCGTTGGTTTCGAGATCGATAACCAGTTTGTCCAGATCGGTACGCTGTTCCACACGAGCGCTTTCAACGCTGTAAGAAACACGCTTAACCGGGCTGTAGGTAGCATCAAGCTGCAGTTTGCCAATGGCCTTGGTTTCTTCATCGTTCTGGTTACGGGACTCAACAGTCTCGTAGCCACGACCGGAAGCAACTTTCAGGGTCATTTTCAGTTCAGCGCCTTCACCCAGATGGGCGATAACGTGAGCTGGGTTAGCAACCTCAACACCATGATCCAGTTGAATATCGGCAGCTGTTACTGTTGCCGGGCCAACTTTCGCCAAGCTCAGAATCGCTTCGTCACGTTCATGTAATTTGACCGCAACACCTTTCAGGTTCAGCAGGATTTCAATTACGTCTTCCTGTACACCTTCGATCGCGCTGTACTCATGCAGAACGCCATCGATTTCGCATTCAACGATTGCAGCGCCCGGCATAGAGGAAAGCAGGATACGACGCAATGCGTTGCCTAAAGTGTGGCCGAAACCGCGCTCAAGCGGCTCCAGAGTCACTTTAGCGTGGGTATTGTTTACCTCATCCACCTGGATGTGACGAGGTGTCAAAAATTCATTAACTGCACGCTGCATAGCTGCCCCTTAAGTTCCTCTATTACTTAGAGTAAAGTTCCACGATCAGGTTTTCGTTGATCTCTGCTGGGAGATCAGCGCGCTCAGGAACTGCTTTGAAAGTCCCTTCCATCTTACCTGCATTGACATCAATCCACGCACAATCAGTGCGCTGTGCTGCCAGCTCAAGAGCAGTTTTGATACGATCCTGATTTTTCGCTTTCTCACGAATCGTAACCACATCGCCGCTCTTAACGTTGAACGAAGGAACGTTCACAGTCTGACCATTCACAGCTACTGCTTTGTGAGTGACCAGCTGACGTGATTCAGCGCGGGTAGAGCCGAAGCCCATGCGGTATACAACGTTATCCAGACGAGATTCCAGCAGTTGCAGCAGGTTTTCACCGGTTGCGCCTTTACGACGCGCTGCTTCTTTGTAGTAGCTGCGGAATTGCTTTTCCAGGATACCGTACAAGCGACGTACTTTTTGCTTTTCGCGCAGCTGCAGACCGTAGTCAGACAGACGACCGCGACCAGCACCGTGTACGCCAGGCTTGGTTTCCATTTTGCATTTAGTGTCTAATGCACGAACGCCGCTCTTCAGGAACAGGTCAGTTCCTTCACGACGAGACAGCTTACACTTAGGACCAATATAACGTGCCATATTTCTGCCTCCTTATACGCGACGCTTCTTAGGTGGACGACAGCCGTTATGTGGGATCGGGGTAACATCAGTGATGTTAGCGATCTTGTATCCACATGCGTTCAGAGCGCGGACTGCTGATTCACGACCTGGACCTGGACCTTTAACTTCCACGTCGAGGTTTTTCAGACCGTACTCTTTTGCTGCTTCACCAGCACGCTCTGCTGCTACCTGAGCGGCGAAAGGAGTGCTCTTACGAGAACCACGGAAACCTGAACCACCGGCGGTTGCCCACGACAGAGCATTACCCTGACGGTCGGTGATGGTTACGATGGTGTTGTTAAAAGAGGCGTGGATGTGCGCAATGCCATCGACTACCGTCTTTTTAACCTTTTTCTTGGTTGATCTTTGTGGCTTAGCCATTTTTAAATCCTGCTTTTAATATCAACACTGCAACAAGTCGAATGCAGCTACACTAAAAGACCGACCGTAAGATTACTTACGGATCGGTTTGCGCGGACCCTTACGGGTACGAGCATTCGTTTTAGTACGCTGACCACGAAGTGGCAGGCTGCGACGGTGGCGGATACCACGATAGCAAGCCATATCCATCAGACGCTTGATGTTCATTTGCACTTCACGGCGCAAATCACCTTCAACCGTATGTTTAGCTACTTCGTTACGAACAACATCCAGCAACTCTTCGCTCAGATCACCAATTTTGGTGGTCTCTGCAATGCCAGTAGCGGCACAGATCTGCTGGGCAGTAGTACGACCAATGCCATAGACATAGGTCAGAGAAATCACTGCATGCTTGTTGTCAGGAATATTGACACCGGCAATACGGGCCATGTCTAACTCCGTTACACTTTACTTGATGAAAGGGCGCGAGATACTACAGTCAGCTCAAAAATAAATCAAGCCATCTGTAATATTCACACCCGACCTTGTCCGGGGATTAACCCTGACGTTGCTTGTGCTTTGGATCTGAACAGATCACGCGCACACTACCGTTACGGCGAATAATTTTGCATTCACGGCAGATTTTTTTAACAGACGCACGTACTTTCATGACAGTCTCCTAAATCTGGCTCAGCGGGCTGAGCCAAAATTCTTCAGATTTGCTTTCTTCATCAGCGATTCGTACTGGTGTGACATCAGGTGCGATTGAACCTGAGCCATGAAATCCATTACGACCACAACCACGATCAATAACGATGTGCCACCGAAGTAGAAAGGTACATCTGCAGCGACTACCAGGAACTGAGGCATCAGACACACCGCGGCAATGTACAGCGAACCGAACAGAGTCAGGCGTCCTAAGACAGCATCAATATACTTGGCAGTCTGAATGCCCGGGCGGATACCCGGAATGAAAGCACCAGACTTCTTCAGGTTTTCGGCAACATCTTTCGGGTTGAACATCAACGCCGTATAGAAGTAGCAGAAGAAAATAATACCGGCAGCGAACAGTACGATGTACAGCGGCTGGCTTGGCGCCAGAGCCATACTGATGTCCTGCAGCCACTCCATACCCTCGCCCTGGCCAAACCACGTTCCCAGCGACGCAGGGAACAACAGCAGGCTTGAAGCAAAGATCGCAGGAATTACACCGGCCATATTAAGTTTCAGCGGTAAATGACTTGTCTGTGCCGCAAACATCTGACGACCCTGCTGACGTTTTGCGTAGTTAATGGTGATGCGACGCTGGCCGCGCTCAACAAAGACTACGAAACCGATCACCACGACTGCCAGGGCAGCAATAACCAGCAATACCAGAATATTCAGGTCACCCTGACGCGCAGACTCGAAAGCCTGACCAATTGCACTCGGCAGACCAGCAACAATACCGGCGAAGATCAGGATAGAGATGCCATTACCGATACCACGTTCGGTAACCTGCTCACCCAGCCACATCATGAACACTGCACCTGCCACGAAGGAAGGTACGGCGGCGATGTAGAAATCAATGCCCGAAGAGAAAGTAACGCCCTGGCCGGCAAGGCCGGCCGAGACGCCGAAGGCCTGAATCGTTGCAAGCAGTACAGTACCGTAACGGGTGTACTGGGTAATCTTGCGACGACCGGCTTCGCCTTCTTTCTTCAACTGTTCCAGCTGCGGACTCACCGCCGTCAGCAATTGCATGATAATGGAAGCAGAGATATAGGGCATGATACCCAGCGCAAGAATACTCATGCGCTCCAGTGCACCACCGGAGAACATGTTGAACATCTCCAGGATTGTGCCCTGGTTCTGCTCGAATAAACGTGCCAATGCTTCCGGATTAATACCTGGCACCGGGATATGGGTGCCAATCCGATATACTACAATCGCCAGGAGCACGAAGCGGATGCGTGACCAGAGTTCAGTCAGTCCGCTTTGCATGCCCTGTGGGAGTCCTTGCCTAGCCATTAGTCTTCGACCTTTCCACCGGCTGCTTCAATAGCAGCTTTTGCGCCTTGAGTGACTTTCAGACCTTTGATGGTCAAAGCCTTCTTGACTTCACCAGACAGAATCACGCGAGCTTCTTTGATCTTCTCGCCGATTACGTCTGCAGCTTTCAGTGCTGCCAGATCTACAACATCGCCTTCAACCAGAGCCAGTTCGTTCAGACGGATCTCTGCAACGTACTGTGCTTTGCGTGAAGTAAAGCCAAATTTTGGCAGACGACGGTGGATAGGCATCTGACCGCCTTCAAAGCCCGGAGCCACTTTACCGCCGGAGCGTGATTTCTGACCTTTGTGACCACGGCCACCAGTCTTACCCAGACCGGAACCGATACCACGGCCAACACGCTTAGGAGCAGGCTTCGAACCAGGAGCTGGGCTCAATTCGTTGAGACGCATATTACTCCCCTTCTACCTTAACCATGTATTGAACTTGGTTGATCATGCCGCGTACAGATGGAGTATCTTCCAGCTCAACGGTATGACCAATACGACGCAGACCCAGGCCTTGCATGGTTGCACGGTGCTTTGGCAGCTTGCCAATGGTGCTCCGTGTCTGGGTCACTTTTACGGTTTTCTTAGCCATAACGTATTACCCCAGGATCTCTTCTACGGACTTACCGCGCTTGGCAGCTACTTCTTCCGGAGACTTCATTTGTGCCAGACCATTGAAGGTTGCACGAACAACGTTTACCGGGTTGGTAGAGCCATAGCACTTAGCCAATACGTTTTTAACACCAACCATCTCCAGAACGGCGCGCATTGCACCGCCGGCGATGATACCGGTACCTTCAGAGGCCGGCTGCATGTAAATCTGTGCGCCAGAGTGACGGGCACGGACAGGATACTGCAGAGTGTTGCCGTCCAGCTGAACATTGACCATGTTGCGCTTAGCCTGTTCCATCGCCTTTTGAATTGCCAGAGGCACTTCACGGGACTTACCACGACCAAAACCAACACGACCATTGCCGTCGCCAACCACGGTCAGAGCGGTAAAGGCGAAAATACGACCACCTTTTACCACTTTGGCTACGCGGTTTACCTGAACCAGCTTCTCTTGCAGTTCACTTTCGTTACGTTCTACACGTTCATTATTTGCCATGATCTTTACCCTTAGAATTCCAGGCCGCTTTCACGAGCCGCGTCAGCCAGAGCTTTAACACGACCATGGTATTTAAAACCAGAACGATCGAACGCAACTTTAGTGATGCCAGCGGCTTTCGCACGCTCAGCAATCAACTGACCAACTTTGGTCGCTGCATTAACGTTACCAGTAGTGTCACTACGCAGATCCGCTTCAACGGTTGAAGCTGTCGCCAAGACGGTAGCGCCATTGGCAGAGATGATCTGAGCGTAAATGTGTCTGGGCGTACGATGAACGCACAGACGAACCGCGCTTTTCTCACGGATGTTCATCCGTGTTTTGGTGGCACGGCGCAAACGAGCTTTTTTCTTCTCATTCATGGCCTAGACCTTACTTTTTCTTGGCTTCTTTACGACGCACATTTTCATCAGCATAGCGAACACCCTTACCTTTATAAGGTTCTGGTGGACGGTAGCCACGGATCTCAGCAGCAACCTGACCTACTTTCTGCTTATCAATACCTTTGATAACCACTTCGGTCTGGCTTGGCGTCTCGACAGAAATGCCTTCCGGCAGTTCATAGTCGATTGGGTGAGAGAAGCCCAGAGTCAAATTTAATGACTTGCCGGATGCTTTGGCACGATAACCAACACCCTGCAGAATCAGTTTCTTTTCGAAACCAACGTTAACACCGGTAACCATGTTGTTTACCAGGGCGCGGAAAGTACCGGCCAGAGCGTTGGCTTGCTTGTCGCCAGTTTTAGGAGCGAAGGTCAGTACGTTTTCTTCCTGTTTGATTTCAACAGAAGAATGTACATCCAGTTCTAACTGGCCTTGCTTGCCTTTGATGGCGATTTTGTCTGCAGCCAGTTTAACTTCTACACCGGCTGGGATTTGTACAGGAGCTTTTGCTACGCGAGACATCGTAATTCCCCTTAGAATACGGTCGCAATAACTTCACCGCCCACGCCCGCAGCACGAGCAGCGCGATCAGTCATAACGCCTTTAGAGGTGGATACGATAGCCACACCCAGACCTGCTTCAACTTTAGGCAGCTCTGTGGTGCCACGGTACTGACGCAGACCAGGGCGGCTAACGCGCTGGATACGTTCAATAACTGGCTTACCTTCGTAGTATTTCAGATCGATGGTCAGGGTCGGCTTGACCGCTTCATCGATAGAAAAACTGTTGATGTAACCTTCAGCTTCGAGAACCTGGGCTACAGACTTCTTAATTTTTGAAGACGGCATGCTTACATTCTTATGACCAGCTTGCTGGGCATTACGAATGCGGGTGAACATGTCCGCCAACGTATCTTGCATACTCATTAATAGTTACCTCTGTTGTACAGCGCCCCCCTTCCGGTTCTACCCGAAAGGGGGAATTGCTTACCAACTAGCTTTTTTCAGGCCTGGCACATTACCCTTCATGCCTTCTTCGCGCAACTTAATACGTGAAAGCTTGAATTTACGGTATACGCCGTGTGGACGACCTGTCATTTGACAACGACGCTGCAGACGGCTCGCGGATGAATCGCGTGGCAGTTTCTGCAGAGCCTGTTGTGCATTCCAACGCTCTTCGTCAGAAGAGTTAACGTTGCTCACGATCGCTTTCAGTTCAGCGCGCTTGGCGGCAAACTTGGCAACCAGTGCTTCACGCTTCAGTTCACGATTCTTCATGCTAATCTTAGCCATGCTTAACTCCTTAGTTACGGAACGGGAACTGCAGCGCTTTCAGCAGAGCGCGGCCTTCTTCGTTGGTTTTTGCGGTAGTTGTGATGGTCACATCCATACCACGGACCTTGTCTACTTTATCGTATTCAATTTCCGGGAAGATGATCTGTTCCTTCACACCCATGCTGTAGTTACCACGACCATCGAAAGACTTAGGGTTGATACCACGGAAGTCACGAACACGTGGCAGAGCCACGTCGATCAGACGATCCATGAATTCCCACATACGCTCACGACGCAGGGTAACTTTACAGCCAATTGGCCAGCCTTCACGCAGTTTAAAAGCTGCGACAGACTTACGTGCCTTGGTGACAACAACTTTCTGACCGCTGATGGCTTCCATTTCGGCCACAGCGTTGTCCAGCAGTTTCTTGTCGCCCAGTGCTTCACCAACACCCATGTTCAGGGTGATTTTGGTGACTTTAGGCACTTCCATAATGTTTTTGTAACCAAACTCTTCTTGCAGCTTGGCTACTACTTCGTTTTTATACAGTTCTTGTAAACGTGACATAGTAGTATCCAACTCCAATTAGGCGTCGACTTGATCGCCTGTGGATTTGAAGATACGTACCTTGCTTTCGCCTTCAACTTTGAAGCCAACGCGGTCAGCTTTCTCAGTTTTCGGGTTCCAGATGGCTACGTTGGAAACCTGAATACCGGTTTCTTTTTCAACGATGCCGCCTGGCTGCTGCAGGTACGGGTTTGGTTTCTGGTGTTTTTTCACCACGTTAATGCCAGATACCAGCACACGGCCATCCTGCAGAACTTTCTGCACTTTGCCACGCTTGCCTTTATCTTTACCGGCAATAACAACTACTTCGTCATTTTTGCGAATCTTTAACATATCTCGTCCCCCTCCCTTAGAGCACTTCTGGTGCCAGGGAAATGATTTTCATGAACTGCTCAGAGCGCAGCTCACGAGTCACAGGGCCAAAGATACGGGTACCGATTGGCGCCAATGAAGCATTCAGCAGAACGGCAGAGTTTACATCAAAACGGATAATAGATCCGTCCGGACGACGTACACCTTTACGGGTACGTACTACCACGGCGTTCATTACCTGACCTTTTTTCACTTTACCGCGGGGAATTGCTTCCTTAACGGATACTTTAATCAAATCACCGATGCCGGCATAACGACGATGAGAACCGCCCAGTACTTTGATGCACTGTACGCGCTTCGCGCCGCTGTTGTCGGCAACGTCGAGCATTGATTGAGTTTGAATCATGCCTCTCGCTCCTAACTAACTGCGCCCGGTCCTCAGACCTTGGCGGCGCGCTCGTCGATATTTACCAGCGCCCAGGTCTTGTTTTTAGACATTGGGCGTGACTCTTTTACAGTAACGAGATCGCCAATCTGGCACTCGTTGTTTTCATCGTGGGCCATCACTTTAGTAGAGCGTTTCACGAACTTTTTATAGATCGGATGCTTAACAAAGCGTTCAACCAGAACAGTGACGGACTTGTCCATCTTGTTGCTCACGACACGACCACTCAGGGTACGAACGGTTTTTGTGTTCTCAGTCATGATTATTCACCTGCCTTGCTAGCCAGCACGGTTTTTACGCGAGCGATGTCACGACGGGTCTGGCCGATCAGATGAGTCTGACCCAGCTGACCTGTCGCTTTCTGCATACGCAGTTTAAATTGATCGCTCAACAGTTCTTCCAGCTGAGATTGCAGCTCAGCCACTGATTTATTTTTCAGTTCACTTGCTTTCATCACAGCACCGTCCGTTTAACAAATGCGGTTTCAAAAGGCAGTTTCGCAGCAGCCAGAGCAAAGGCTTCGCGAGCCAGCTCTTCTGGTACGCCTTCGATTTCGTAAAGAACGCGACCTGGCTGGATCTGACAAACCCAGTACTCAACGTTACCCTTACCTTTACCCATACGAACCTCAAGAGGCTTCTCGGTAATTGGCTTATCCGGGAAAACGCGGATCCAGATTTTACCACCACGCTTCACTTTACGAGTCATCGCACGACGTGCTGCCTCAATCTGACGAGAAGTCAGACGACCACGTCCAGTAGCCTTCAGAGCGTACTCACCGAAGCTCACTTTAGAGCCACGGATCGCCAAACCGCGGTTGCGGCCGGTCTGAACTTTACGGAACTTTGTACGTTTTGGTAACAACATAACTAATTCCCCTTATGAACGACCGGTTTTCTTTTTGCCCTGGTTCTTAGCGCGGTCACGTACCTCTTGGATACCACCGAGGATCTCGCCTTTGAAGATCCATACTTTTACGCCAATAACACCATAGGTAGTGTGTGCTTCATAAGTTGCGTAGTCGATATCTGCACGCAGTGTGTGCAGAGGAACACGACCTTCGCGGTACCACTCGGAACGAGCGATTTCAGCACCACCCAGACGGCCACTCACTTGGATCTTGATACCTTCGGCACCACCACGCATTGCATTCTGTACAGCACGCTTCATAGCGCGACGGAACATCACACGACGCTCCAGCTGACTTGCAACGCTCTGGGCTACCAGCTTGGCATCCAGATCCGGTTTACGAACTTCTTCGATGTTGATGTGTACCGGGATACCCATCAGATCGCTGAGATCTTTACGCAGAACTTCTACGTCTTCACCTTTTTTACCGATCACGATGCCTGGACGGGCAGTGTGAATGGTTACTTTGGCGTTTTGCGCTGGACGCTCAATAACGACCTTGCTCACTGAAGCCTTTTCCAGGCGCTTTTCGATCAGAGATCGAACAGCAATGTCAGTCAGCAGGTTGTCGGCGTACTTATCCTTACCGGCATACCAGATCGAGTTATGATCTTTAGTGATACCTAAACGGATACCGGTTGGATGAACTTTCTGACCCATCTGACCAACTCCTATTTTTCTGAAACTTTCACAGTGATGTGACAAGTGCGTTTCATGATGCGATCGGCACGACCTTTCGCACGTGGACGAATACGCTTCATTGTCATACCTTCGTCAACGAACACGGTAGAAACCTTGAGTTCGTCTACGTCGGCACCGTCGTTGTGCTCAGC of the Thalassolituus hydrocarboniclasticus genome contains:
- the rpsC gene encoding 30S ribosomal protein S3; this translates as MGQKVHPTGIRLGITKDHNSIWYAGKDKYADNLLTDIAVRSLIEKRLEKASVSKVVIERPAQNAKVTIHTARPGIVIGKKGEDVEVLRKDLSDLMGIPVHINIEEVRKPDLDAKLVAQSVASQLERRVMFRRAMKRAVQNAMRGGAEGIKIQVSGRLGGAEIARSEWYREGRVPLHTLRADIDYATYEAHTTYGVIGVKVWIFKGEILGGIQEVRDRAKNQGKKKTGRS